From a region of the Brevibacterium siliguriense genome:
- the thrB gene encoding homoserine kinase, which produces MRVRLEVPATSANLGPGYDSYGLALDIVDTLTLTVHDEAVDPDCCVEVTGEGAEVLPRDRSHLIMRIIGEVLDSEFPDVAADLSQRLSLECVNRIPHSRGMGSSAAAVVAGIGLAAELGAWSTGVELSRDRILEVATAVEGHPDNAAPAIFGGLTVSLSSPVKSWQVPVRTLETVTVLVPSFRLDTEVARGLIPAGIDHAIAADNSARAGLLVHGMSNDAQVLFDATRDQLHQEFRRSAYPESMALVDSLRAEGLPAVISGAGPTVIVLAEAVPDTLLPAGFVAQRTAIDLGGYRVSREN; this is translated from the coding sequence GTGCGCGTCCGACTCGAGGTCCCGGCCACCTCGGCGAATCTGGGCCCCGGCTATGACTCATACGGGTTGGCACTCGACATCGTCGACACCCTCACCCTCACCGTCCACGATGAAGCGGTCGATCCTGACTGCTGCGTCGAGGTGACGGGGGAGGGCGCCGAGGTGCTGCCCCGGGACCGCTCGCACCTGATCATGCGGATCATCGGAGAAGTTCTCGACTCGGAGTTCCCTGACGTCGCTGCCGATCTGAGTCAGCGTCTGTCGCTCGAATGTGTCAATCGGATTCCCCATTCCCGGGGCATGGGTTCGTCGGCGGCAGCGGTGGTGGCCGGGATCGGCCTCGCAGCGGAACTCGGCGCATGGTCGACCGGTGTGGAACTGAGCCGCGATCGGATCCTCGAGGTCGCCACCGCCGTCGAAGGACATCCGGACAACGCCGCGCCCGCGATCTTCGGCGGACTCACAGTCTCCCTGTCCAGTCCCGTGAAGTCGTGGCAGGTGCCCGTGCGCACTCTCGAGACGGTCACAGTGCTCGTGCCCTCCTTCCGCCTCGACACGGAGGTCGCCCGGGGACTCATCCCCGCGGGCATCGATCACGCGATCGCGGCAGACAACTCGGCTCGGGCCGGCCTGCTCGTCCACGGAATGAGCAATGACGCGCAGGTGCTCTTCGACGCCACCCGAGATCAGCTCCATCAGGAGTTCCGGCGCAGCGCCTATCCGGAGTCGATGGCGCTGGTCGACTCGCTGCGAGCCGAGGGGCTCCCGGCCGTCATCTCCGGAGCCGGGCCGACTGTAATCGTCCTCGCCGAGGCGGTGCCCGACACCCTTTTGCCGGCAGGCTTCGTCGCTCAGCGCACAGCGATTGACCTCGGCGGTTATCGGGTGAGCCGAGAAAATTGA
- the thrC gene encoding threonine synthase yields the protein MNYPRHQWQGVVEEYRSLLDISADTPAVTLGEGGTPLIKAEKLSARTGAQVWVKYEGLNPTASFKDRGMTMAITKAVVQGAKAVICASTGNTSASAAAYATKAGLTCAVLVPSGKIAPGKMSQAIAHGATLLEVDGNFDDCLTLCRKLSESYPVHLVNSVNPDRIEGQKTAAFEIVDVLGGAPDIHVLPVGNAGNITAYWKGYNEYREHGLSKQLPQMWGFQAAGAAPLVLGHPVDEPDTVATAIRIGNPASWTQAETARDDSGGIIDSVTDDEILAAHKILSSEEGIFVEPGSAASVAGLLKMADAGRIPMDATIAVTVTGHGLKDPSWALHTADGSDIETKRVSVDAVSAARALGLEDG from the coding sequence TCGACATCTCCGCTGACACTCCTGCAGTCACCCTCGGCGAGGGCGGGACCCCGCTGATCAAGGCGGAGAAGCTCAGCGCGCGAACCGGTGCCCAGGTGTGGGTGAAGTACGAGGGTCTCAACCCGACCGCGTCCTTCAAGGACCGCGGAATGACGATGGCGATCACGAAGGCCGTGGTCCAAGGCGCCAAAGCCGTCATCTGCGCCTCGACGGGCAACACCTCGGCTTCTGCCGCCGCCTATGCCACGAAGGCCGGACTGACCTGTGCCGTCCTCGTGCCCAGCGGCAAGATCGCTCCGGGGAAGATGAGCCAGGCCATCGCCCATGGGGCGACCCTGCTCGAGGTCGACGGCAACTTCGACGACTGCCTGACCCTGTGCCGCAAGCTCTCCGAGTCCTACCCGGTCCACCTCGTCAATTCGGTCAACCCCGACCGCATCGAGGGCCAGAAGACCGCGGCCTTCGAAATCGTCGACGTCCTCGGCGGCGCCCCCGACATCCATGTTCTGCCAGTCGGCAACGCCGGCAACATCACGGCGTACTGGAAGGGATACAACGAATACCGCGAACACGGGCTCTCCAAGCAGCTGCCGCAGATGTGGGGCTTCCAGGCCGCCGGAGCCGCACCGTTGGTTCTCGGCCACCCGGTCGACGAGCCCGATACGGTGGCGACCGCGATACGCATCGGCAATCCCGCCAGCTGGACGCAGGCCGAAACGGCGCGTGATGACTCCGGCGGCATCATCGATTCGGTCACCGACGACGAGATCCTCGCAGCCCACAAGATCCTCTCCAGCGAAGAGGGCATCTTCGTCGAACCCGGCTCGGCCGCCTCTGTGGCGGGCCTGCTGAAGATGGCCGACGCGGGCCGCATTCCAATGGACGCGACGATCGCGGTCACCGTGACCGGTCACGGGCTCAAGGACCCCAGCTGGGCCCTGCACACCGCAGATGGGTCCGATATAGAGACCAAGCGCGTATCCGTCGACGCCGTCAGCGCCGCACGTGCGCTGGGGCTCGAGGACGGCTGA